The following coding sequences are from one Lipingzhangella halophila window:
- a CDS encoding DEAD/DEAH box helicase, with the protein MSLNAAEGAVSFADLELRPELLRALSGLGYEEPTPIQREAIPPILAGGDLLGQAATGTGKTAGFALPILQRIPEGKRGPKPMALVLVPTRELAIQVSEATHRYGQELGARVLPIYGGQPIGRQIRTLEQGVDIVVATPGRALDHMSRGTLTLDDLSMVVLDEADEMLDMGFAEDIEAILNETPRDRQTILFSATMPPRINGLVQQHLRDPAAIRIARETTAVDESPLVRQSSYIVPRSHKPAALGRILDVESPSAALVFCRTREEVDELTVTLNGRGYRAEALHGGMGQEQRDRVMGRLRNQTSDLLVATDVAARGLDVEHLSHVVNYNVPSASDSYVHRIGRVGRAGREGVAITLVEPREHRMLKTIERATNSKITIEKLPTVADLRARRLELTRAALNESILEDDLEHYRVVVEALSDEFDVMDIALAAVRLAHETNGPPGDEEEIPDVSLKPPKRTERGGKRPSEGGPGGGRSGGSERRGGGGRTPAGGMARLFVGAGRSARIRPQDLVGAIAGETGLSGRDIGAIDIADRFSLVEVPESSAEEVIESLRGSTIKGRKPVVRRDAR; encoded by the coding sequence ATGTCCCTCAACGCCGCCGAGGGCGCGGTCAGCTTCGCCGACCTGGAGCTCCGGCCCGAACTGCTACGGGCGCTCTCCGGCCTCGGCTACGAGGAACCCACGCCCATCCAACGCGAGGCCATCCCGCCGATCCTCGCCGGCGGTGACCTGCTCGGGCAGGCCGCCACGGGAACCGGGAAAACCGCCGGCTTCGCGCTCCCGATACTGCAGCGGATACCCGAGGGCAAGCGGGGTCCGAAGCCGATGGCGCTGGTGCTCGTCCCCACCCGCGAGCTGGCCATCCAGGTCTCGGAGGCGACCCACCGCTACGGCCAGGAGCTGGGCGCGCGGGTTCTCCCGATCTACGGTGGGCAGCCGATCGGCCGGCAGATACGAACCCTCGAACAGGGCGTGGACATCGTGGTCGCTACCCCGGGCCGCGCGCTCGACCACATGAGCCGCGGCACCCTCACGCTGGACGACCTTTCGATGGTGGTCCTCGACGAGGCCGACGAGATGCTCGACATGGGCTTCGCCGAGGACATCGAGGCGATCCTGAACGAGACCCCCCGGGACCGCCAGACGATCCTCTTCTCAGCGACGATGCCGCCGCGCATCAACGGGCTGGTCCAGCAGCACCTGCGCGACCCGGCCGCGATCCGGATCGCGCGCGAGACGACCGCCGTTGACGAGTCCCCGCTGGTGCGGCAGAGCTCCTACATCGTTCCGCGCTCGCACAAGCCGGCGGCGCTCGGCCGGATCCTCGACGTGGAGTCGCCGTCGGCCGCTCTGGTCTTCTGCCGCACCCGCGAGGAGGTCGACGAGCTGACGGTGACCCTGAACGGACGCGGCTACCGGGCCGAGGCACTGCACGGCGGTATGGGCCAGGAGCAGCGCGACCGTGTCATGGGCCGGCTCCGCAACCAGACATCGGACCTGCTCGTCGCGACCGACGTCGCCGCGCGCGGGCTGGACGTGGAGCATCTCAGCCACGTGGTCAACTACAACGTGCCGTCCGCCTCCGACTCCTACGTGCACCGCATCGGACGGGTGGGCCGCGCGGGCCGCGAGGGCGTGGCCATCACCCTGGTGGAACCGCGCGAGCACCGGATGCTCAAGACCATCGAGCGCGCGACCAACAGCAAGATCACGATCGAGAAGCTGCCCACGGTCGCCGACCTGCGGGCGCGGCGCCTGGAACTGACCCGCGCCGCGCTCAACGAGAGCATCCTGGAGGACGATCTCGAGCACTACCGCGTGGTGGTCGAGGCGCTCTCCGACGAGTTCGACGTCATGGACATCGCGCTCGCGGCGGTGCGGCTGGCGCACGAGACGAACGGCCCGCCGGGTGACGAGGAGGAGATCCCGGACGTCAGCCTCAAGCCGCCGAAGCGCACCGAGCGCGGTGGCAAGCGCCCCAGCGAAGGCGGCCCCGGCGGAGGCCGCTCCGGCGGGTCGGAGCGGCGGGGCGGGGGCGGCCGCACCCCCGCCGGCGGGATGGCGCGGCTGTTCGTCGGCGCCGGGCGCAGTGCCCGGATCCGGCCGCAGGACCTGGTGGGCGCGATCGCCGGGGAGACCGGTCTCAGCGGGCGCGACATCGGGGCGATCGACATCGCCGACCGGTTCTCGCTGGTGGAGGTCCCCGAGTCGTCCGCCGAGGAGGTCATCGAGTCCCTGCGCGGTAGCACGATCAAGGGGCGCAAACCCGTGGTGCGCCGCGACGCCCGGTAG
- a CDS encoding TenA family protein: MADSLSGGGRSARLLAAAGDDLAAAARVRLLTELTAGSVDPEVYARYLRVEEEFVHTAARVLGAAVWDAPRWESTVGHARSLFSLVTEQREYFAHARAQWPAAADLSPAARRAAGGLSEHVLRAAADHGYPAIVTSMLAAEQLYLTWCTAATGRDVRREPAVQEWIELHARAPFTDQVAFLRAEVDALPGEVSDARLLDWFTAMLAEECRFHDAVFR; this comes from the coding sequence ATGGCTGACAGCCTGAGCGGCGGCGGCCGCAGCGCGCGGCTGCTCGCCGCGGCCGGCGACGATCTCGCCGCGGCCGCGCGGGTGCGGCTGCTCACCGAGCTCACGGCCGGTTCGGTGGACCCGGAGGTCTACGCCCGCTACCTGCGCGTCGAAGAGGAGTTCGTGCACACCGCCGCCCGCGTCCTCGGCGCGGCGGTGTGGGACGCGCCACGTTGGGAGTCCACGGTCGGGCATGCCCGCTCCCTGTTCTCGCTGGTCACTGAGCAACGGGAGTACTTCGCCCACGCCCGCGCGCAGTGGCCCGCCGCGGCCGACCTGAGCCCGGCCGCGCGCCGCGCGGCCGGCGGGTTGTCGGAGCATGTCCTGCGCGCGGCCGCGGACCATGGCTACCCCGCGATCGTGACCTCGATGCTGGCCGCCGAGCAGCTCTACCTCACCTGGTGCACGGCCGCCACCGGGCGGGACGTGCGGCGCGAGCCCGCCGTCCAGGAGTGGATCGAGCTGCACGCGCGGGCGCCCTTCACCGACCAGGTCGCCTTCCTGCGGGCCGAGGTCGACGCACTGCCCGGCGAGGTCAGCGACGCCCGCTTGCTCGACTGGTTCACCGCCATGCTCGCGGAGGAGTGCCGGTTCCACGACGCTGTGTTCCGCTGA
- a CDS encoding glutamine amidotransferase gives MSRVLIAGESWVTMSTHIKGVDSFTTHSYVEGVGPLRDALTAAGHSTTHLPAHLVPQQFPDDAAALADYDLVVLSDIGANSIQLAPRVIDRSERGHDRLANLAAWVADGGALLMVGGYLSFTGFEGKAAFRQSPLAPSLPVELLPEDDRVELPAGAAPSVLRQDHPAVGGAGAQWPHLLGYNRVRARAGATTLAEIAGDPLLVVGEHGKGRTAAFTSDCSPHWAPPEFCERWDGYGNLFDGLVRWLTA, from the coding sequence GTGAGCCGCGTCCTCATCGCAGGAGAGAGCTGGGTGACGATGTCGACCCACATCAAAGGGGTCGACTCGTTCACCACGCACTCCTACGTCGAAGGGGTGGGGCCGCTGCGCGACGCGCTGACGGCCGCCGGGCACTCGACCACCCACCTGCCCGCGCACCTGGTCCCCCAGCAGTTCCCCGATGACGCCGCCGCCCTGGCCGACTACGACCTGGTGGTTCTCTCCGACATCGGGGCGAACTCGATCCAGCTCGCGCCGCGGGTGATCGACCGCTCCGAACGCGGCCACGACCGCCTCGCGAACCTGGCCGCGTGGGTCGCGGACGGGGGCGCACTGCTGATGGTCGGCGGGTACCTGTCGTTCACCGGGTTCGAGGGCAAGGCCGCGTTCCGGCAGAGCCCTCTGGCGCCGTCGCTGCCGGTGGAGCTGCTCCCCGAAGACGACCGCGTGGAGCTCCCGGCCGGAGCCGCGCCCTCGGTGCTGCGGCAGGACCACCCGGCGGTTGGCGGCGCGGGAGCCCAGTGGCCGCACCTGCTCGGCTACAACCGGGTACGCGCCCGCGCCGGTGCCACCACACTGGCCGAGATCGCCGGAGACCCCCTGCTCGTCGTCGGCGAGCACGGCAAGGGCAGGACCGCCGCCTTCACCTCCGACTGCTCGCCGCACTGGGCGCCACCCGAGTTCTGCGAGCGGTGGGACGGCTACGGGAACCTCTTCGACGGGCTCGTGCGATGGCTGACAGCCTGA
- a CDS encoding phosphotriesterase family protein, with protein sequence MSEPVTVRTVTGAVPSDHLGRTLTHEHLVNDLRAAVSPPGPGREHLTTAPVSADLAWLLREDPYACRDNCVLDDVDAVAADLASFADAGGRSVIDLTPPGIGRDAAVLRGLAERSGLNIIMGSGWYLQRFHPAHLAGATVDELATGLLAELRDGDGPRPGVIGEIGVSPDFTAAERTALRAACVAQRAAGVPLFVHLPGWQRRGGEVLDIVLAEQGVDPGSVVLCHMDPSGPDRAYQRAIAERGVWLEFDMIGMPFRFPGEGQAPPPAETADAVRALIDGGHAERLLLSHDVFLKSMLTRHGGNGFGYVPVLFAERLRDLGVDDATVRGLMDNNPRGLFEAAAGARS encoded by the coding sequence GTGAGTGAGCCCGTCACCGTGCGCACCGTGACGGGTGCGGTTCCCAGCGACCACCTGGGCCGCACCCTCACGCACGAACACCTGGTCAACGACCTGCGCGCCGCCGTCTCCCCGCCCGGCCCCGGCCGGGAGCACCTCACCACGGCACCGGTCAGTGCGGACCTGGCGTGGCTGCTGCGCGAGGATCCCTACGCCTGCCGCGACAACTGCGTCCTCGACGACGTCGACGCCGTTGCCGCCGACCTCGCCTCGTTCGCCGACGCCGGCGGGCGCAGCGTTATCGACCTGACCCCGCCGGGGATCGGCCGCGACGCCGCGGTCCTGCGCGGGCTCGCCGAGCGCAGCGGCCTGAACATCATCATGGGGTCGGGGTGGTACCTGCAGCGGTTCCACCCGGCCCACCTGGCCGGCGCGACCGTGGACGAGCTCGCCACCGGACTGCTGGCCGAGCTCCGGGACGGCGACGGGCCCCGGCCCGGGGTCATCGGCGAGATCGGGGTGTCGCCGGACTTCACCGCTGCCGAACGCACCGCGCTGCGGGCGGCGTGTGTCGCCCAACGCGCGGCCGGCGTCCCGCTGTTCGTGCACCTGCCCGGGTGGCAGCGCCGCGGAGGCGAGGTGCTCGACATCGTCCTGGCGGAGCAGGGGGTCGACCCGGGCTCGGTGGTGCTGTGCCACATGGACCCCTCCGGGCCCGATCGCGCCTACCAGCGCGCCATCGCCGAGCGGGGCGTGTGGCTGGAGTTCGACATGATCGGCATGCCGTTCCGGTTCCCCGGGGAGGGGCAGGCGCCGCCGCCCGCCGAGACCGCGGACGCGGTGCGGGCGCTCATCGACGGCGGGCACGCCGAGCGGTTGCTCCTCAGCCACGACGTCTTCCTGAAGAGCATGCTGACCCGCCACGGCGGCAACGGCTTCGGCTACGTGCCGGTGCTGTTCGCCGAGCGGCTACGCGATCTGGGCGTGGACGACGCCACCGTGCGCGGGCTCATGGACAACAACCCCCGCGGTCTCTTCGAGGCCGCGGCCGGGGCGCGGTCATGA
- a CDS encoding ABC transporter permease — protein MTADTGSTATEGPGSADARDGTSPTEPGPRLARILNDANKPTLLMVGVTVLLFAALGVATPDFLTFANLSNLATQVAPIVIVGVAMTFVITSGQIDLSVGSTIAFVAAVSAEMLVAGLDSSLVIVLGILSGAAWGLVNGWLAAYQRIPPFVVTLATMSVIRGVALLRTEGFSVPIDNRLMLAQLGQTDLLGFSVSAWIALVVAVLGAILLNHTRYGQYITGIGSNEESVRRAGVNTRRTKMLALVFTGAAAGLAGLLIAARLGSGSANSAEAFELTVIAAVVLGGTNLFGGRGTIVGTVIGALITGAIANGLTLLGMSPFLTPIVTGCVLILAIWLNLRGRDIADLASQMLGRRAAQ, from the coding sequence GTGACCGCTGACACCGGCAGCACCGCAACCGAAGGGCCTGGCTCCGCCGACGCGCGGGACGGCACGTCCCCGACCGAACCGGGCCCTCGTCTCGCCCGGATCCTCAACGACGCCAACAAGCCGACCCTGCTCATGGTGGGCGTGACGGTTCTACTGTTCGCGGCGTTGGGGGTGGCGACACCGGACTTCCTGACGTTCGCGAACCTGTCCAACCTGGCCACCCAGGTCGCTCCGATCGTGATCGTCGGGGTGGCGATGACGTTCGTCATCACCTCGGGCCAGATCGACCTTTCGGTCGGGTCGACCATCGCCTTCGTCGCCGCTGTCAGCGCCGAGATGCTGGTCGCCGGGCTGGACTCGTCCCTGGTGATCGTGCTCGGCATCCTCTCCGGCGCGGCCTGGGGGCTGGTCAACGGCTGGCTGGCCGCCTACCAGCGCATCCCGCCCTTCGTCGTCACGCTGGCGACGATGTCCGTCATCCGCGGCGTCGCCCTGCTGCGCACCGAGGGCTTCTCGGTGCCGATCGACAACCGGCTGATGCTGGCCCAGCTCGGCCAGACGGACCTGCTCGGGTTCTCCGTCTCGGCGTGGATCGCGCTCGTCGTCGCGGTTCTGGGTGCGATCCTGTTGAACCACACCCGGTACGGTCAGTACATCACCGGTATCGGCTCCAACGAGGAGTCGGTGCGCCGGGCGGGCGTCAACACCCGGCGGACCAAGATGCTGGCGCTGGTGTTCACCGGCGCCGCCGCCGGGCTCGCGGGCCTGCTCATCGCCGCCCGGCTGGGTTCCGGATCGGCGAACTCGGCCGAGGCCTTCGAGCTCACCGTCATCGCCGCGGTCGTGCTGGGTGGAACGAACCTGTTCGGCGGACGCGGCACGATTGTCGGCACGGTCATCGGTGCGCTCATCACGGGGGCGATCGCCAACGGTCTCACGCTGCTTGGCATGAGCCCGTTCCTCACGCCGATCGTGACCGGATGCGTGCTGATCCTGGCGATCTGGCTCAACCTGCGCGGCCGCGACATCGCCGACCTCGCCAGCCAGATGCTGGGCCGGAGGGCGGCACAGTGA
- a CDS encoding SDR family oxidoreductase, with the protein MAPVTLITGGSTGIGAATARRLLDAGHRVAVTGRDEDRLAAFADSVASGTDQLMTLPGDTGEHADVLAAVESTVRAWGRLDNAIANAGFTAAGTVADQDPEAMRAMVLTNVLGPSLVVRECLPHLRETNGRIVLVGSVAGEKNTPGNLYSVTKWAVRALAENTRMLVTGDGVGVTLVAPGLVDTPFWEGRGLPDRPAMTADQIADCVVFALNQPAGLDINSIVVRPIGQPN; encoded by the coding sequence ATGGCACCAGTGACGCTGATCACCGGCGGGTCGACCGGAATCGGGGCCGCCACCGCGCGGCGCCTGCTCGACGCGGGCCATCGGGTGGCGGTCACGGGTCGCGACGAGGACCGGCTCGCGGCTTTCGCCGACTCCGTCGCGTCGGGTACTGACCAGCTCATGACCCTGCCCGGGGACACCGGCGAACACGCGGACGTGCTGGCGGCGGTCGAGAGCACCGTGCGGGCGTGGGGACGTCTCGACAACGCCATCGCCAATGCCGGTTTCACCGCCGCCGGCACCGTGGCCGACCAGGACCCCGAGGCGATGCGCGCGATGGTGCTCACCAATGTCCTGGGCCCGTCTCTGGTGGTGCGGGAGTGCCTGCCGCACCTCAGGGAGACGAACGGGCGGATCGTCCTGGTCGGCTCGGTGGCCGGGGAGAAGAACACGCCGGGCAACCTGTACTCCGTCACGAAGTGGGCCGTGCGCGCCCTGGCCGAGAACACCCGGATGCTGGTCACCGGGGACGGGGTCGGCGTCACCCTCGTCGCCCCCGGCTTGGTCGACACCCCATTCTGGGAGGGGCGCGGCCTGCCGGACCGTCCCGCCATGACCGCCGACCAGATCGCCGACTGCGTCGTGTTCGCCCTGAACCAGCCGGCGGGACTGGACATCAACTCCATCGTGGTGCGCCCCATCGGGCAACCCAATTGA
- a CDS encoding thioesterase family protein, giving the protein MPDSAGLPEAFYRELGQGCYESTPATIGPWSAKTQHGGPPSALLGRALERHEARDGLRVARVTLEIPRPVPVGELRVSVRTVRSGGRAELLEGEITADGVPVALARAWRTVRSPKDTPRLRPEPDPPPLPGPTAEITGSGGYVDGYISAMEWRRSSGGFDTPGPGTTWARQRVPLVAGEEDTPLTRALTLADSSWAVGMELDPVRQLVINTDVTLALHREPVGEWLCLRSATAADPDGSGLATGQLDDTAGGCGHVLQTLLVAQR; this is encoded by the coding sequence ATGCCAGACTCGGCGGGGTTGCCCGAGGCCTTCTACCGGGAGCTGGGGCAGGGGTGCTACGAGAGCACACCGGCGACGATCGGGCCGTGGAGCGCGAAGACGCAGCACGGCGGGCCTCCGTCGGCCCTTCTCGGGCGCGCGCTGGAACGGCACGAGGCACGGGACGGCCTGCGGGTGGCGCGCGTGACGCTGGAGATCCCGCGCCCGGTACCCGTGGGTGAACTGCGGGTCAGCGTGCGCACGGTGCGCTCGGGTGGGCGCGCCGAACTACTCGAAGGCGAGATCACGGCGGACGGGGTGCCCGTCGCCCTGGCGCGGGCGTGGCGCACCGTGCGCAGTCCGAAGGACACCCCGCGGCTCCGGCCGGAACCCGACCCCCCACCGCTGCCCGGCCCCACGGCGGAGATCACCGGGTCCGGTGGCTACGTCGACGGTTACATCTCGGCGATGGAGTGGCGCCGCTCCTCCGGGGGTTTCGACACGCCCGGCCCCGGCACAACGTGGGCCCGACAGCGGGTGCCGCTGGTCGCCGGGGAGGAGGACACCCCACTGACCCGCGCCCTCACGCTCGCGGACAGCAGTTGGGCCGTGGGGATGGAGCTCGACCCGGTGCGCCAGCTCGTCATCAACACCGACGTCACGCTCGCGCTGCACCGCGAACCGGTCGGCGAATGGCTCTGCCTGCGCTCGGCGACGGCCGCCGACCCTGACGGCTCGGGCCTGGCGACCGGCCAGCTCGACGACACCGCCGGCGGTTGCGGGCATGTCCTGCAGACCCTGCTGGTGGCGCAACGCTGA